A stretch of the Clostridium botulinum genome encodes the following:
- a CDS encoding ABC transporter substrate-binding protein, with the protein MKKIISFVLITTMGLMLLSGCSSSKPSLGRQSGEDNSLKCMKSSGKLRIGLDDSYPPMEFRDEKNNLIGFDIDLSNEIAKKLGVKVEFVTAEFSGILLGLQSKKFDAIIAGFSITEDRKKFVNFSEPYVLGGQVIAVKKGNTSIKKLSDLKYKIVGCQMGSNGQHCAEKNLKDIKELRKYSKIPQAFSDMAIGRIDAVIMDAQVGGYYLSKNPGEFQVLNEMVVKQPMGIAFKMGDNALKNEVQKIVNDLKKEGILSKLSLKWFGFDAYKDK; encoded by the coding sequence ATGAAAAAGATTATTAGCTTTGTGTTAATAACTACTATGGGGCTAATGTTACTATCAGGATGTAGTAGTTCAAAACCTAGTTTAGGAAGACAAAGCGGAGAAGATAATTCTTTAAAATGTATGAAAAGTTCAGGGAAATTACGTATAGGATTGGATGATTCATATCCACCAATGGAATTTAGGGATGAAAAAAATAATTTAATAGGTTTTGATATAGATTTAAGTAATGAAATAGCAAAAAAATTAGGAGTTAAAGTAGAATTTGTTACTGCGGAATTCAGTGGAATATTATTAGGGTTACAATCTAAAAAATTTGATGCTATTATTGCTGGCTTTAGTATTACTGAAGATAGAAAAAAGTTTGTAAATTTTAGTGAGCCATATGTTTTAGGGGGACAGGTAATAGCAGTTAAAAAGGGTAATACTTCAATAAAAAAACTTTCAGATCTTAAATATAAAATAGTTGGTTGTCAAATGGGGTCTAATGGACAACATTGCGCAGAAAAAAATTTAAAAGATATAAAAGAACTAAGAAAGTATAGTAAAATACCACAAGCTTTTAGTGATATGGCAATAGGAAGAATAGACGCGGTAATTATGGATGCTCAAGTTGGAGGATATTATTTATCTAAAAATCCAGGTGAGTTTCAAGTATTAAATGAAATGGTAGTAAAACAACCTATGGGAATTGCATTTAAAATGGGGGATAATGCTTTGAAGAATGAAGTACAAAAGATAGTAAATGATTTAAAGAAAGAAGGAATTTTATCTAAGTTATCACTTAAATGGTTTGGTTTTGATGCATATAAGGACAAATAA
- a CDS encoding amino acid ABC transporter permease codes for MDIDILKNMFPVLMEGSVITIQLTVICVILGSIIGVIVAGLKLSKHKWVLYIASFYTWLFRGTPMFLQLFFFYYGLPFLGISLTPMAAAIIGLSLNSGAYMSEIIRGGIISIDKGQFEVCKSLGFTNLQTMTKVILPQTFRIILPSVGNEFITMLKDTSLVSAITMEELMRNAELQMSSSGRPVEPFVIAAVLYLLMTTVFAVIFSSLEKKMSMY; via the coding sequence ATGGACATAGATATTTTAAAAAATATGTTTCCAGTGTTGATGGAAGGAAGCGTTATAACTATACAACTTACAGTTATATGTGTAATTTTAGGAAGTATTATAGGGGTAATTGTAGCAGGTTTAAAGCTATCAAAACATAAGTGGGTTTTATATATTGCATCATTTTATACTTGGTTATTTAGGGGAACACCAATGTTTTTACAATTATTTTTCTTCTACTATGGATTACCGTTTTTAGGGATTAGTTTAACTCCAATGGCTGCTGCAATAATTGGACTTAGCTTAAATTCGGGTGCATACATGTCTGAAATTATAAGGGGCGGAATAATTTCAATAGATAAAGGTCAATTTGAGGTATGTAAATCGTTAGGATTTACAAATTTGCAAACAATGACAAAAGTAATATTGCCTCAAACATTCAGAATAATATTGCCGTCAGTAGGTAATGAATTTATAACAATGCTTAAAGACACGTCATTAGTTTCTGCGATAACAATGGAGGAATTAATGAGAAATGCTGAACTTCAAATGTCTTCTAGTGGAAGACCAGTAGAGCCATTTGTTATAGCAGCAGTATTATATCTACTAATGACTACAGTATTTGCAGTAATATTCTCTTCATTAGAGAAAAAGATGTCTATGTATTAG
- a CDS encoding isocitrate dehydrogenase (NAD(+)) encodes MGYNVTLIPGDGIGPEITSVAKKVIEATGVDINWEIVEAGEKVIQKEGTALPDYVIESIKRNKVALKGPITTPVGKGFKSVNVRLRQALDLYANIRPVKTYKGVSSRYENIDLVIVRENTEGLYSGIEHKVGDFAAESIKIITKKASDRIVKFAFEFSKKNNRKQVTAVHKANIMKLSDGLFLKCAREMAERYKDIEFNDMIVDAMSMRLVQNPEKYDVLVMPNLYGDILSDMASGLVGGLGIVPGANIGNDIAVFEAVHGSAPDISGKNIANPTAILLSGVMMLKHLGEFKAAAQIDTAITKVLKEGKVITQDLGGISTTSEFVEYIIKNL; translated from the coding sequence ATGGGGTATAATGTAACATTAATTCCTGGAGATGGTATAGGACCAGAAATAACCTCAGTGGCTAAAAAGGTGATTGAGGCTACAGGGGTTGATATAAATTGGGAGATTGTAGAAGCTGGAGAAAAGGTTATACAGAAGGAAGGAACTGCACTTCCAGACTATGTTATTGAAAGTATAAAGAGAAATAAAGTTGCACTAAAAGGACCAATTACAACACCTGTTGGAAAAGGATTTAAAAGTGTTAATGTAAGGTTAAGACAGGCTTTAGATCTTTATGCAAATATAAGACCAGTGAAAACATATAAAGGAGTTTCCTCAAGGTATGAAAATATAGATCTTGTAATAGTAAGGGAAAATACCGAAGGATTATATTCGGGAATTGAGCATAAAGTAGGAGATTTTGCTGCTGAGAGTATAAAAATAATTACTAAAAAGGCAAGTGATAGAATAGTAAAATTTGCGTTTGAATTTTCAAAGAAAAATAATAGGAAACAAGTAACAGCAGTGCATAAAGCAAACATAATGAAACTATCAGATGGACTTTTTCTAAAATGTGCAAGAGAAATGGCTGAAAGATATAAAGATATAGAATTTAATGATATGATAGTAGATGCAATGAGTATGAGATTAGTCCAAAATCCTGAAAAATATGATGTTCTTGTAATGCCTAATTTATATGGAGATATATTATCGGATATGGCATCAGGACTTGTTGGAGGATTAGGAATAGTACCAGGAGCTAATATAGGAAATGATATTGCAGTTTTTGAAGCTGTTCATGGATCGGCTCCAGATATTTCAGGAAAAAATATAGCTAATCCTACAGCTATACTTTTAAGTGGAGTGATGATGCTTAAGCATTTAGGAGAATTTAAAGCGGCTGCACAAATAGATACTGCTATAACTAAGGTATTAAAAGAAGGTAAAGTTATTACACAAGATCTTGGGGGAATATCCACAACTTCCGAGTTCGTAGAATACATAATTAAAAATTTATGA
- a CDS encoding amino acid ABC transporter ATP-binding protein has product MCMIETKNLTKRFGDLTVFQGLDICVKKGEVLVIIGPSGSGKSTFLRCLNTLEIPDEGEIYVEGSKIDFKNKNDIRIKTSKMGMVFQNFNLFPHMTVERNIIEAPIVVKKQSKEAMMKKSHKLLKKVGLENKKECYPSKLSGGQKQRVAIARALAMEPELMLFDEPTSALDPELVGEVLGVMKDLAKDGMTMVVVTHEMGFAKEVADRVIFMDGGKIVEEGTPEELFNNPKENRTKLFLNKVLK; this is encoded by the coding sequence ATGTGTATGATAGAAACTAAAAATTTGACTAAAAGATTTGGGGATTTAACAGTTTTTCAAGGATTAGATATCTGTGTTAAAAAAGGTGAAGTTTTAGTAATAATAGGTCCATCAGGATCAGGAAAAAGTACATTTTTGAGATGCCTAAATACATTAGAAATACCTGATGAAGGTGAAATTTATGTGGAAGGGTCTAAAATTGATTTTAAAAATAAAAATGATATAAGAATAAAAACATCAAAAATGGGTATGGTTTTTCAAAATTTTAATTTATTTCCTCACATGACTGTAGAGAGAAATATAATTGAAGCACCTATTGTAGTAAAAAAACAATCAAAAGAAGCTATGATGAAAAAATCACATAAATTATTAAAAAAAGTTGGATTAGAAAATAAAAAAGAATGTTATCCGTCTAAACTTTCAGGAGGTCAGAAACAAAGAGTTGCTATAGCAAGAGCTTTAGCTATGGAGCCAGAGTTAATGTTGTTTGATGAACCAACATCAGCTTTAGATCCAGAACTTGTAGGAGAAGTTCTTGGTGTAATGAAAGATTTAGCTAAGGATGGAATGACTATGGTTGTAGTTACACATGAAATGGGATTTGCAAAAGAAGTTGCAGACAGAGTTATTTTTATGGATGGTGGAAAAATTGTAGAAGAAGGTACACCGGAAGAATTATTTAATAATCCAAAAGAAAATAGAACAAAGTTATTTTTAAATAAAGTATTAAAATAA